The Epilithonimonas zeae genome contains a region encoding:
- a CDS encoding Crp/Fnr family transcriptional regulator, which produces MDIEQILDRIYPLSESSKQILKSHITELNFPKNHVIIQQDKSEKNFYFIKNGIARTYIQNDGDETTFSFGKEGDTIISFKSYIANENGYESVELLEDCTVYKLNTQNLRKLYSENIEIANWGIKFAENLLLRAEDRLLARHFGNAADRYELLLKNFPNLLQRVQLGYIASYLGITQVSLSRIRANIK; this is translated from the coding sequence GATATCGAACAAATACTTGACAGAATCTATCCCTTGTCAGAATCTTCTAAGCAGATACTCAAAAGCCACATCACTGAACTCAATTTTCCTAAAAATCATGTGATCATCCAACAGGATAAAAGTGAAAAAAATTTTTACTTTATCAAAAATGGAATCGCCAGAACATATATTCAAAATGATGGTGATGAAACTACATTTTCCTTTGGGAAAGAAGGAGATACCATCATTTCTTTCAAAAGTTATATTGCCAATGAGAATGGCTATGAGAGTGTTGAACTGCTGGAAGATTGTACAGTTTACAAACTCAATACACAAAACCTGCGAAAGTTATACAGTGAAAACATAGAAATCGCCAATTGGGGAATCAAGTTTGCGGAAAATTTGCTTTTAAGGGCAGAAGACAGATTGCTGGCAAGACATTTTGGAAATGCTGCAGACCGGTATGAACTGTTGCTAAAAAACTTTCCCAACTTATTACAAAGAGTTCAGCTAGGATATATTGCCTCTTATTTAGGGATCACACAAGTGAGCTTAAGCCGAATCAGAGCTAACATAAAATAG
- a CDS encoding GNAT family N-acetyltransferase, whose protein sequence is MQDIQLRKAENKDLISLQKIGKLTFSETFSSDNSEENLKSYLETAFSTEKVKGELSDENSEFYFAETENEIIGYLKVNYGDSQTEIKSNKALEIERIYVLREFHGKTVGQILYEKAIELAKAINVDFVWLGVWEQNPRAIRFYEKNGFKAFDKHIFRLGNDEQTDIMMKLVLKN, encoded by the coding sequence ATGCAGGATATACAACTAAGAAAAGCAGAAAACAAAGATCTTATCAGCCTACAAAAAATTGGAAAGCTTACATTTTCCGAAACATTTTCTTCGGACAACAGCGAAGAAAATTTGAAATCATATCTTGAAACTGCATTCTCAACAGAGAAAGTCAAAGGCGAACTATCAGATGAAAATTCAGAATTTTATTTTGCAGAGACTGAAAATGAAATCATCGGTTACTTAAAAGTCAACTACGGAGATTCACAAACTGAGATCAAAAGTAACAAAGCACTTGAAATTGAAAGAATCTACGTATTGAGAGAGTTTCATGGAAAAACGGTCGGGCAAATACTTTATGAAAAAGCCATTGAACTGGCTAAGGCCATCAATGTAGATTTTGTATGGCTGGGTGTTTGGGAACAAAACCCAAGAGCAATTCGTTTCTATGAAAAAAATGGATTTAAAGCATTTGACAAACATATATTCAGATTAGGAAACGACGAGCAAACTGACATTATGATGAAACTGGTGCTGAAAAATTAG